AAAGCTCGCCGCTTGAGTTGGTAAGAATCTTGACCAATCAAACGCCACAACCTGATCCTGGCGCAAATAGCTGGCAAACTGATAATAAAAAATGGCTAGCGGCTTTTCCAAGGGAGCGCTTGGAGTGGGGGCGTCATTATAGTGCAAAAATTGACTACCAATACGGGGGCACTACACAAACCTGGCAATGGACGTTTAGTACCCCTTCTTTATCACAAGCGCCTTATCGGTTGGTGGGTGATGCGAGCGGTACCCTTGCGAATGGCACAACAATTTATGTTTATGTCCCACCACAGAACTGTGCTGTTTTTGCTAATGGTTATGAGTATTCCGTTAGCTATTTTCGTGACCAAAACCCGCAGGTTGATATCGTTGCGATTGATGCACAAACATACAAACTGACGCTCACTGATTTAGACCAAATTACTCTTAGCTTTATTCAGAGTGACGGTCAGCAAACCTACACTAGGCAAATGACAATAATCTTGAATGATTGAGGCTCTTTCCTCGTACCGGTTGTTATGTTGGGGGTTTACCGATACAATTGATTGGTTAATTTAACGGAGAATTCAATGAAAAGTATTAAACATGTTTTGCTTTCGTTCAGCGCTTTTATGCTGACGTTTGCTTTATTGATGCCACAGCCAGCAGAAGCCAAACGTTTTGGGGGTGGGGGTAGTTTTGGTAAACAGCATTCTATGCCTTCACAACAACGCCAGCAGCCTGCTCAACGTCAGCAGCCTGCACAGCAGCAGCAAGCGGCACCTGGGCGACAGGCTGCACCCGCGTCTGGTGCGTCGCGTTGGTTAGGGCCCTTAGCAGGTTTGGCGGCGGGTGGCCTTTTGGCGGCTATGCTGTTTGGCGATGGCTTTGAGGGCTTGCAGTTTATGGATATTTTGTTATTTGGTTTGTTAGCCTTTGGTGCGTTTATGTTGTTTAAACATTTTCGCAGTCGCCAAGCAGGGCAAGGTTCGATGCAGCCAGCGGGTGCTGCGCGTCAGCCAATGGATGATTCAAATGCCTATCGTCAAACAGCTCAGCAGGACGCTCCCCCCAGTTACAATCCGAATAGTGGTGGTTCGATTATCGGTTCTGGATTAGGTATTAATGCGTTGCACAATGTTGAGTCACCAAGCTGGTTTAATGCCGACACCTTTGTAGAGGGCGCAAAACAACATTTTGTCGCGGTACAAAAAGCCTGGGATCAAGCAGATGCGAGTGAGATTGAAAGCTATTGCACGCCTGAATTATTTGCGGAAATACAAACACTGATGCACGATATGGTGCCAGGTGAAAACCACACGGAAATCGACACGCTCTACAGCGAGTTGGACGATCAGTCGTTTGAAGGTGATTATTTTATTGTCAGCATACGTTTTAGTGGTTTTATTAAAGAAGAGCGTGATGCTCAAGCGCATGCGTTTAATGAAGTTTGGCATATCCGTCGTTTAGCCGCGGGTGAAGGTAATTGGTTAATTGCGGGTATCCAGCAGCAAGCCTAAGCCGTAAAACTAGCCAGCTTTTTATAACCAGGCCTGGTTGCATACCGGGCCTTTTTTTTGGACAATCTTAATGCATTTCTTAACCCTGCCTTATGCCTATGGCGAACCGACTATAACGGCTAAACTTAAAAGCCAAAACCAAGATTTTATTGTTGAGGAGCAGATTGCGTTTGAACTCAGTGGCGAAGGCGAACACTTGTGGGTTTGGCTGGAAAAGGATGGCGAAAACACCGATTGGGTTGCGCAACAACTGGCTAAATGGGCGGGGATAAAACTTCGTGATATAGGGTATGCGGGTTTAAAAGATCGCCATGCTGTGACGCGTCAATGGTTTAGTTTGTATTTGCCCGGTAAGGCCGATCCTGATCCTCAGCATTTTAACTTTGATTCAATGCGCATTCTCAAAACCACTCGCCATCAACGCAAACTGCAAACCGGCGGGCTTAGTGGTAATCGATTTATCCTCGCTTTGCGCGATGTTACGGGTGATAAAATCGAACTTGAAAGCCGCCTCAAGCAAATCCAGCAACAGGGTGTGCCCAATTATTTTGGCGAACAGCGTTTTGGTCGTAACGAAAACAACCTTGTGATGGCGCAGCGGTTGTTCGATGGAGAATTGACACGACTCAAACCTGCTCAGCGCAGTCTTTATATTTCTGCCGCTCGGTCGTATTTATTTAACCTAATTGTAGCAAAAAGAGTTGAACAGGCTTGTTGGAATAAAGCAGTTGGCGGTGACGTGTTTCAGCTTGAGGGTTCGGACAAGTGGTTTGTGGATGATGGTTCTGTCGATCTGGCTCAGCGTGTAGTTGATTTGGACATTCACCCTACTGCGCCACTGGTTGGAGCGGGTGATTTGCCTAGCCAGCATCAGGCTAAACAGCTAGAGCAATCTGTGTTGGATCACAACCAGGCCTGGATGTCCGGGCTGGCTGACATAGGTTTAAAGCAAGATCGGCGCGCACTGCGTGTTTTGCCACAGGAAATGGCTTGGCAATGGCTCGATGCCGATAGTGTACAAATCAGTTTTACCTTGCGCCCGGGTTCTTATGCGACAATGGTGATAAGGGAGAGTGCAAAGGTTTAGGGTTTGTGGCAATATGTAGTTTTAGTAAACGTCTTGTTCTGGTTATAATACATCTTGGTCGTCATAGCTTGAAACGGATGGTTCCATCCATTTACAAAGTTTTTTTATCCAATAGCGCGTAAAACCCCATCTTTTAGGGCGGGGATATAAGCGGAACAGCAAAGCCTGTTTAGTGTGGTCGTTGTTGTTGCTCAATATATTGCTTGATAATTGACAAGGGTGCACCACCACAACTCCCTGCAAAGTAGCTAGGGCTCCAAAGCGTATTTTCCCAAAGTTTTTTCTGAACTTCAGGGTAGTTCTTTTTGCGAATAAGGCGACTTGATACGCCTTTCAAGCTATTCACCAGGTTAGAAATTGCTACTTTAGGCGGGTAATTAATCAAAAGATGTACGTGGTCATGCTCGCCATTAAACTCAATTAACTCGGCCTCAAAGTCCGAGCAAACGCTTTTAAAGATGTCTTCCAAATCATTTAACACCCTGTCACTAAACACATCTCTGCGGTATTTTGTGACAAAGACCAAATGAGCGTGAAGATTAAAAACGCAGCTCCTGCCTGTTCTTATCTCGTCATTAACTTGCATAGACCAAATCCTTTTTGTATAATTATAACCATGAAGAAAACGATACGCAAAGCCTTTAAGTTCCGACTTAACCCAAATTCTGACCAAGTACAGAAGATGGTTGAGTTTGCCGGTGTAAACCGGTTTGTGTGGAATAAAGCGTTAGCGATGAATTTATTTCGGCTTGAGCATAAGCAACCGATACTCTGGTATAGCGAGATGGCGTTTTGGCTAACACTCTGGAAGCAGTCTGACGAATACGGTTTTTTAAAAACAGCTCACTCCCAAACCCTACAGCAAACACTCAAAAATCTCGAACGTGCGTTTAAAGATGGTTTTGATAAAACCCAGCCACTAAAACGCATTCCGGTATTCAAGAAAAAAGGCGCTTCTGACAGTTTTCGCTATCCGCAGGGATTTAAACTTGAGCAAGATACCAACCGTGTATTCTTGCCAAAAATTGGCTGGGTGAAATACCGCAATTCACGCCAAGTAATCGGTGAGCTTAAGAATGTGACGGTTTCCAGAAAAGGGAAGCATTGGTATGTGTCGATACAAACTGAATATAAAGCCGATATTCAGCGCCATCAATCAACATCCATCGTGGGTATTGATCTAGGCGTTAAACGCTTTGTCACCTTATCTGACGGCAACTGCATTGAACCGTTAAACAGTTTTAAACAGTGGGAAAAGAAGTTGGCTTTAGCACAGCGTAAGCTGGCACGAAAAGCTAAGTTCTCTGCCAACTGGAAAAAGCAGAAACAAAAAATAACTCGTGCGCATGAGCGCATTGCCAGTGCCCGATTAGACTTTTTACATAAATCTTCAACCGTGATTTGCAAAAACCACGCCATGGTCGTGGTTGAGGATTTAAAGGTAAAAAACATGTCGAAATCGGCCAAGGGCGATATAACCAGGCCTGGTTGGGTGGCGATGTGTTAAAGGTTAACCCCAAACACACCTCTCAAACCTGTCCGTGTTGTGCTCATGTAGCCAAAGAAAATCGTTTAACACAATCCAAGTTTGAGTGTGTTGAATGTGTTAGCCCGAGGGCATCGGGTGCTAGCCTGTGGAGTTGAATCGATGAAGCAGGAACCAGCGGGAAGGCGCGAGTCACACCCGCTCTTAACGGCCTAGCGCCGTTGGGAATCCCCGTCGTTCACGGCGGGGAGGATGTCAAACTGCTTTTGGGTTCGGCCTTGTACGTCCGCTTAATCATTACGGCTAATGCAGCTCAAGTCTCTCGCGCAACGCGAGCGCCTCAGTTGCTATCAAAACCTGTTAATAAAGCTGTGGCAGTAAAAACTAAAAAAACCGCTGGTTTACCCTCACCTAAATCGGCTAGAATAAAAGCCTCAGACGAATGGAGTAAGTTCTAATGCAAGCCAGAGAACAAAACAGTAAAGCAAATACTTCAAATATTAGATTGCACGCTGACCAAGACCAGTATTTAACCTTTACCCTTGGCGCAGAAACCTATGGTATTGATATTTTGCGAGTTCAAGAGATTCGAGGGTGGGAAGCGCCTACCAGTCTACCGAACATGCCTCATTATGTGAAAGGGGTCATCAATATGCGTGGTGCGGTCGTACCGATTGTCGATATGCGCGAACGCTTTAATATTGGCGAGCCTGTTTATGATGAAACTACTGTGGTGATTATCACCCATGTTAATCATCATGTTGAAGGGGCGGACCACTCTACACAAAAAACCATCGGGTTAGTGGTTGATGGGGTATCGGATGTGCATGACGTTAACTTGGAAGAGCTTCAAGGTGCGCCATCGTTTGGTGAGAGTAACCGTGTTAGTGAAGAGTATGTAAGGGGGCTGGCGACGCTTGATGAGATCATGGTTATTGTCTTAAATATTGACTTATTGGCCAACCAAGGTATTTTCCGTGAAATTCAATCCTTTAACCCCAGTGCTGTAAAACACTAAAACCAGTCAGCTCTAGCTCTATTCAAGCTTTCTTAAGCCTGCTTTTGCAGGCTTTTTATGCCACGTCCAAAAATATTAAGCGTATGTATAAATTAAATTGATTCGTTTGATTGTGTTTAAAGCATATAATTAAACCTTAATAAAAATTAAATAAAAGGAGAGAGTCATGGTTTGGATAAACAATCTTACTATTCGCAGTAAACTGATTTTGTTTGTCGTATTAATGCTAGTTGCTTTAGCGTTTAGTGGTTTTAATGCGATTAGAGGCTTTGTTCTTTGGTCTAGCGGTATGCAAAACTTTTCTAATGTGCGCCTGCCTAGTGCGGTAACACTCGGTGTGCTCAATACCGAGCGGATGGATATCCGAGCACAAACGATCAGTGTATTTCGACATAACGATATCCAAACCGCTCCAGCCGAGCTTCGGGCTATTCAAAATGCTCGCGCAAACTCTTGGGCAATTGTGGATCAATATTGGGCTGAGTTTGCCGCAATACCTAAGCAGTCAGAGGCAGGCGCACAAACATTTGCTCGTTTGCAAGGTGAGTACCAGGCCTGGCGGACTAATTATGTAGAGCTAGATGATTTAATTGACAAAATGGTTCAGGCGCGAACGCAAACGGAATTAGACCGTCTAATGCGTGATTATGATGCAACAGTCAAGCGTATGGTGCCCATTTCTAATGCCATGGGAGAAACCTTCCTCACCATAACCCAACGCAGCAAACAAACGGGTATTGAGCAGGCTGCAGAAGCGGTTGAAATTGCCGAGAAAAATAAATACACCATGGGCATTATTTTGTTTATTGCTATGACGCTGGCTATTTTGATCGGTCTATTTATGATTAGGGCGATAACCCGTCCTCTTAATGGCATGGTGGCTACTTTACAAAAAATTGATGATACAGGTGATTTCTCGATTAAAGTTAACCATGCATCTAAAGATGAAATCGGTCAGGCGGCCAATGCATTAAACAACTTAATGACGAATTTACAAAAAGCGCTTAACAATACAAACCAGGTGGTTGGAGCCTTATCTAAGGGTGACTTCAGTCAGCGAATTGAGGGAGATTTTGCGGGAGATCTCGCTAGGTTGCAGCAGGGAGTGAACGGCAGTGCGGATTCGATTAACCAAACGATGGCTCAATTATCAACCGTAATGAACTCGCTCAAGGCGGGTGAGTTTAGCGTTAAGGTCAGTACGGACTTGCCGGGTGACTTTGGTGATATGATGCAAAGCGTTGCTGAATCAACCCATTCTCTAAATCAGTCGATTGCGGGTGTTATACGTGTAATGGAAAACATGCGTCAAGGCCAGTTTGATGATCGCGTCAAGGAAGATGCACAGGGTGATTTAGCAAAACTCAAAACCATGATCAACGAGTCGATGCAGGCGCTAGGTGATTCGATTGATGATATTACACGCATTTCAGTTGCCCAGTCGGAAGGTGATTTAACGCAAAAGATCGATGCAGATTATCCAGGGCAGCTGGGAGTATTGACGCAGGCGATCAATCGTTCTGTAACACGTTTAAACGAAATTGTATCGATCGCAGTTTCGGCGGCAGACTCAGTTAACCATGCGGCACTGGAAGTGGCTCAGGGTTCAATGGACTTAAGTGACCGTGTACAAAAACAAGCTGCGGCGATTGAGCAAAGCTCAGCGACCATGGAAGAATTTAGCGCTGCGGTGCAAAATAATGCGCAAAATTCGGCTGAAGCTACAGAGGTTGAAAGACAGATTGAAGTCAAGGCAAAACAAGCTTCGGGTGTTATGGCGCAAACAATAGAAGCCATGGGCGCCATCCAGCAGTCTAGCCACAAAATATCGGACATAGTGAGTTTAATTGATGGCATTGCTTTTCAAACCAATTTGTTGGCTTTAAATGCGGCGGTTGAGGCCGCACGCGCTGGCGAACACGGCCGCGGCTTTGCCGTGGTAGCCGGTGAAGTAAGAGCACTCGCCCAAAAGTCCGCCGAAGCCGCCAAGGAAATTACCAGCCTGATTAATGAGAGTGTTGCACGCATCGATCAAGGTACAAAGTTGGCCACCGAGTCAGGTGAGGTCATTACTGAAATAACCGGTTCCATTGAACGTGCTTCAAGGATGTCGATTGAAATTTCTCATGCATCACAGGAGCAGTCCGAGGGCGTGAAACAATTACAAGTAGCTATCAGTTCTATTGATCAAGGTATTCAGCAGAATGCCGCTTTGGTCGAGCAAACATCAGCAGCGGCTGAAAGTATGCGAGAGCAGGCTAGTTTGTTAAGTCAGCAGATGGGTTTCTTTAAAACAGATAATAGGCCTAACACGGTGGTTTCCAAGGGAAAGACGCTGCCTAAACCTGGCTTAAAGCGCTCAGCAGCGCCGAAAACCTCGGTGCAATCCAAGCCTTTAAAACCTGTAACCTCATCAGGGGATGAGTGGGCTGAGTTTTAACGTAAAACTTTAAGCCCAGGCACTAGCAACCAGGCCTGGTTGCTAGTGCCTGACGCAATCATTAGGTCTTCTTTTTAGCGGCTTTTTTGGCCGCTTTTTTCTTGTGAGGCTTTTTCTTGTCGTTCAGCTTATTGGGTTTTAAGCGCGCTTCAAGGCCTTTAATTTTACTAACCGGTATTTTGGCTTGAAGGTGATAGTGTATCCGCTCTAGGGTTCTGAGCTCGTGACCCTCGACCAGACTAATTGCTAGTCCTACATTCTGGGCTCGACCCGTGCGACCGATGCGATGAATATAGGTGTCACCACGCAGAGGGAGGTCGTAGTTAATAACGTGGGTTATATTTAATAAATCCAGTCCACGAGAGGCAACATCCGTTGCAACGAGAGTCTGAATCTTCCCTTCTTTGAATTTACCAATTTTCTCAAGTCGTTTGGCTTGTATAAAATCACCATGCAATACTTGAGCACTAATTTCTTGTGCCTGTAGCCACTGAGTCAGTGAGATGGCGCGTTCTTTTTTATTGCAAAACACGAGGGCACTTTTGCAGCTTGAATCTTGGAGCAACGTAAGCAATAGTTGTTCTTTGTGAGCACGGTCATCAGCAAAGTAGATCATTTGTTGAACCTGGGCTGACTGCATATTGGCGGCATCTACTTGAATAACGGTGGGGTTGTCAAGCGTCTTTTCAGCAAAGTTATGAATCCCTGTGCCCGCAAGGGTGGCGGAAAACAAACCTGCCTGAAAATCGCCGGGAATGGCGTCTAGCAAGGCATGAACATCAGGGCCTTGACCCATATCAAGCATTCTATCTGCTTCATCAATAATAACCATTTCTAGGTGGTCGAGTTGCACCCTGTCTTGTTCAAGTAAATTGAGCAAGCGTCCTGGGGTTGCAATGAGTATCTGGAAGGGGTGCGTAAGGTGTTCTATCTGTTTATCTTGCGCAAGTCCACCCGTGATAACCACTGAGCGTAATGCGATGTTTTGGCTTAAATCACGGACTACCTGACGAATTTGTAGAGCCAGCTCTCGGGTGGGGGCGAGCATCAAAATACGAGGTAAGCGCGTGTAACTAGGGTTATCAATTAAATGCTGTAGGGCGGGTAATACAAAAGCCGCTGTTTTCCCCGTTCCTGTTGCTGCGCCAGCCAGTATATCTTTTCCCGCCATTAGCGCAGGTATGGCCGCTTGTTGGATCGGTGTGGGGCGATTGAAACCCTGTTGGGTAATAGCATCAAGTAATAAATCATCAAGTTCAAGTTCAGAGAATGTCATGCATTAACCTTTTAATAGTCTGTAGCTGGGAATGTAGTTGTCGGCATCAATTTTCATGCGTTTTTGCTCAATCATAAAACTGAGTAAACGTTCAAGTGCGTGCATGATTTCTGGATCACCGCCGAGTTCAAAGGGGCCATGCAGAGCAATAGCACGTATCCCCTCGGCTTTAACATTGCCAGCGACTATGCCAGAAAATACACAACGCAATTGAGCAGCAAGCAAATGTATAGGTTGGTTTTTAGTTAAATTAAGCGCACGCATACTGGCGTGTGTTGGTTCAAACGGCATTTGTATTGTTGGCTCAATGTGCAGTTGCCAGTTAAAATAATAGGCATCGCTGGTTAGTTTGCGGTCGTCTTTAACGATCGCCATTTGTTCGCGCATATAACTGGCAACACTATTTGGCTTATCGAGCAGAATAGTGAGCCGATCTAATGCGGGTTGACCTAGTGTCTGTGCTATGAAAAGTTTGACCTCGTCAAAGTAAGCCTGACTGCCAAGATCGCCTGTTAATACCAATGGGAAGGGCATATCAGCATTTTTTGGATCAAGCATGATGCTAAAAATATAAAGCAATTCTTCCAAAGTGCCAGGCCCGCCTGGGAAGATAACTATGCCATGAGCCAAGCGTACGAAGGCTTCCAGACGTTTTTCAATATCAGGTAAAATAACCAACTCGTTAACCACCGTATTCGGCGCTTCGGCGGCAATAATGCCAGGCTCTGACAGCCCTATATAACGTCGGTTTGTAAAGCGCTGATTATGATGGCCGGCTTCAGCCCCACGCATGGGCCCTTTCATCACACCGGGCCCGCAGCCTGTGCAGATATTGAGTCGGCGTTCGCCAAGTGCAATACCAACATGACGTGAGTATTCATATTCGCGTCGAGAAACGGCGTGACCTCCCCAGCAGGCAACCAGGTTGGGTTCTTCATTGGTGCGTAATACTTCCGCGTTTCGCAGGATGTGAAACACCGCATTCGTGATGCCCGCGGAGCTATTTAAATCAAATAAGCCCGACTCTATAATGCTATTGCGTACATAAATAAGATCACGCACCACGGCAAACAAGTGCTCGCGCAAACCTTCTACCATTTCGCCATCAATAAACGCTGTTTCTGGCGGATTGCATATCGTTAATTCAATACCACGCCCTCGTGACAGAACTTTGATATCAAAATCAGGATGCATTTCGAGTAGTTTCTCACCGCTGTCAAGATTATTGCCTGTATTTAATACTGCTAATGAACAACGTTTTAACAGGTCGTTTAGACCTTTGTCTGATTGATCACAAAGCTGATTCGCTTCTTGTTTGGATAGGATTTGTAGTGCACCATTCGGGCGAATGGTGATTTCGCAGTTATTTAACGTCATAATTAATCTTTTTAGTTTCTAATACGGATATTATGCGTCTAAAAGCGGTTATTTAAAAGAAAACATTGAAAAACCGACAGGTAAACCCCATTGAGCATCTATATTTTTAAGGATTAGGTTATGGAATACAAAGATTATTACAAAATATTAGGTGTTGAGCGCTCTGCGGACGATGCGGAAATTAAAAAAGCCTACCGTAAGTTGGCCGCTAAATATCACCCTGATAAACCAACAGGCGATGAGTCAAAGTTTAAAGAAATCAGTGAAGCTTATGAGGTATTGAGCGATAAAGAAAAACGTTCAATGTTTGATCAGTTTGGTTCAGGCTATCAGAATGGTCAACACTTTGAGCCACCGCCTGGCTTTGAGGGCATGTTTAGTGGTGGCCAGACGGGTGGATTCAGTGACTTTTTTGAATCTTTATTTCGTGGTCAAGGTGGTTTTGGTGGCCAGGGCTTTGGCGGTGGTTATAGTGGTCGTCAAACCTTTCATCAAAAGGGCGAGGATCAGGTAGTAAAAGTGCTAGTCAGTTTGGAAGAAGCGGTTAATGGTAATGAGCGCAGTCTTAATTTGCAAATCCCACAAGCAGATCAACAAGGGCGGGTTTATCAGCGTACTAAGCAAATTAAAGTTAAGATCCCCGCTGGGATTAAACAGGGACAGCGAATTCGTTTAACCGGCCAAGGAGCGCCTGGCAGTGGTGGCGGACCAAATGGTGACCTTTATCTAGAAATTGATTTACAAAACCATCCACTTTACCGTGTCGAATCGGAGGATGTGATTTTGGATTTACCTTTGACACCTTGGGAAGCCGCGCTGGGAACTAAAGTTCAAATCCCAACACTTAAAGGCAAGGTAAACATGTCGATTCCAGCAGGCACCCAGTCGGGTGTAAAGCTTCGCATTAAGGGGCGTGGTTTAGGTAAAACGCCGGGTGATCAGTATGTCGTGATTCAAATTCATACGCCTCCGGTTTTGGATGAACAATCCAAGATGTTCTATCAGACCATGGCTGAAAAAATGCCGTTTAATCCACGCAGTCATTTTTAAAAGCGCTAAACTTAAGCAGGGATATCAATGCTCTGCTTTTGAATTAAGTGTTGCCATTGACTAATATTGTCGGACATTATTTTTCCATTCGAGCTGGCTAGAGCGTAGAGGCTTAGCCACTGATGCCAGTCATCATCACTTTCTTTGGCATATTGAATAAAACGTTTAAATGCCTTGTCCGACTCGTCGAGTTGTTGGTAAAGTTGAGCCGATTGACTAGCAATACGTTGCATTTCAAGTTTTGTCAGAATGCCATGCAAACTGGCCGCAACAGCAGGTAAGGCTGCGGTGAATAATAATAACCAGATGTCATGTATAAATAAGTGAATAGATACCGCGATAAAGGTAAAAACAAAAAATATCTCAGTTAAACGATGTAGGCGATGATGGCCTAAATGCTTTTGGTTGTAGTGGCGTTGGTGATAGGTTTTTTGATTGTCAATTACGACTTGCATGTGTTCAACTAGTGCATGAGTGTGATAAGTCGGTGTATAAATCTTTCCATCCTCACAGGGTAGACCACTCGCCATGAGATAACGCTGCATTAACCAAATTTCTGCAGATTTAAGGGCTAGTTGATTGTTTTTGACTTGCCATTGTGGGCTTCGAAAGGGCTCTGGTACCACCATAAGCGGATGGCCCATAATGCAATAGCGTAATTGCTCTGCAATATAGCGATGGCGCATCCATTTCTCGTGTAATTGCGATTTACGAGCCCAGTAAACACGGTAAATAATGGTCGCAATAACAATTAACTCAAAATAAGCCAACCAGTGAAGCTGCCATACCTCAGCGCTGACGGCTAAAATTACAGCCAAAGCGGCAAATCCATATAGCATCCAAACATTGTAGCGATAACAGTCCCCTGCTTGCTCTGCTTGACTGTTATGCGCATCAAAGGCTTCTGTTAGCAAGGTTTTTGTTTGTACATCTTTATCCTTGACTTTTAATTGCATAGGGTTTTTAAAATGGTCAAAACGTTGTTTAAGTTGAAACCATAACCCTTGTTTTTGAACGTTATTTTTCAGGGATGATTTTTCGGGAATTTGATTTCCGCACAGTTCGTTAATTTGTTGATTAGTTTGTGGGTCTTGGGTTTTTGCCATCAAAAACAACTGGGCCAAAGTCGATTCAAACGGGGTTTGTTCAAGACTATTAAACGACTTAAAATAGCTTAATAAACGTGTTGTTGAATGGTTTTCGGCTTTAAGTATAAGTAGGTTGGCATTATCCAGTTGGTTGAGTTTAAGCCAGTGCAGTTCCCCCTGATTATCCATCCAAATAACAGGTTTTAAGCTTTGTGCTGCTTGAGATATTAACTCAAACCCGGCGCGCCCCTCCTCGGTATTTAGGTCAGGCTGCCAGCCGATTAATAATATATCGGCATAATTGAGCATTAAGTTATCTCTGGTTGCCTGCGGAGAAGGTGAGAGCAGCAACTCATCTTTAGCACGTCCCAATGATATGATGCGGTCTATTTTAAGCCTTTTCTCATTCGCTACAAGCTTAGTTAATTGGCCAAATTTTTGACAAAGTAGTAGTTGAGTGGTGAAGTCATTTTGATGGGCTAATTCAACACTGAGTTGCTCTATACCGTCCCGATAACCCGTAATGAGCTGGGGTTTGATAGACTGGGGAATTCGTGTTTGCATTTGGCGAAACAGCGCCTGCCATTTTACATTGATCTTTGGGTAGTTGAGTTGCCCAGTCCAGTTGGGTGCGCTCACCATAATACTCAATGTAAGTGGAACATTTAAATTCATATAGGTTTTTTGTATGGTTTGTAGAGTAATAAAGAGTGTAGCGGTTAATGAGAGTATCTGCTAGATTGAAACGCATTTTTGCCCCACATATTATAATATAATAATTTTCTAATATTTTTATTGTTGATGTGTTGATAAATTATTTCTATGTGATATTCTACTCATAAATCGAAAAGCAAGCGGCAACGTTCTATTTTTTTAAATTAAGGAGTTAACCATGAAAAAGACAAGCCTAGTTTTAGCCTCTATGATGTTTGCGGGTGTGGCTATGGCCAGCCAAGAACAACCTAGTTGGGAGTTTGGATGTAAATTAGATGCACAAAAACCAGCTGCAGAGCAACAAGCGCAGGTTACGGTTAAAGAAGTTAAAGCAGAGCAAGAAAACACCTGGACATTTGA
The nucleotide sequence above comes from Thiomicrospira sp. R3. Encoded proteins:
- a CDS encoding DEAD/DEAH box helicase produces the protein MTFSELELDDLLLDAITQQGFNRPTPIQQAAIPALMAGKDILAGAATGTGKTAAFVLPALQHLIDNPSYTRLPRILMLAPTRELALQIRQVVRDLSQNIALRSVVITGGLAQDKQIEHLTHPFQILIATPGRLLNLLEQDRVQLDHLEMVIIDEADRMLDMGQGPDVHALLDAIPGDFQAGLFSATLAGTGIHNFAEKTLDNPTVIQVDAANMQSAQVQQMIYFADDRAHKEQLLLTLLQDSSCKSALVFCNKKERAISLTQWLQAQEISAQVLHGDFIQAKRLEKIGKFKEGKIQTLVATDVASRGLDLLNITHVINYDLPLRGDTYIHRIGRTGRAQNVGLAISLVEGHELRTLERIHYHLQAKIPVSKIKGLEARLKPNKLNDKKKPHKKKAAKKAAKKKT
- the ppnN gene encoding nucleotide 5'-monophosphate nucleosidase PpnN codes for the protein MTLNNCEITIRPNGALQILSKQEANQLCDQSDKGLNDLLKRCSLAVLNTGNNLDSGEKLLEMHPDFDIKVLSRGRGIELTICNPPETAFIDGEMVEGLREHLFAVVRDLIYVRNSIIESGLFDLNSSAGITNAVFHILRNAEVLRTNEEPNLVACWGGHAVSRREYEYSRHVGIALGERRLNICTGCGPGVMKGPMRGAEAGHHNQRFTNRRYIGLSEPGIIAAEAPNTVVNELVILPDIEKRLEAFVRLAHGIVIFPGGPGTLEELLYIFSIMLDPKNADMPFPLVLTGDLGSQAYFDEVKLFIAQTLGQPALDRLTILLDKPNSVASYMREQMAIVKDDRKLTSDAYYFNWQLHIEPTIQMPFEPTHASMRALNLTKNQPIHLLAAQLRCVFSGIVAGNVKAEGIRAIALHGPFELGGDPEIMHALERLLSFMIEQKRMKIDADNYIPSYRLLKG
- a CDS encoding DnaJ C-terminal domain-containing protein, whose amino-acid sequence is MEYKDYYKILGVERSADDAEIKKAYRKLAAKYHPDKPTGDESKFKEISEAYEVLSDKEKRSMFDQFGSGYQNGQHFEPPPGFEGMFSGGQTGGFSDFFESLFRGQGGFGGQGFGGGYSGRQTFHQKGEDQVVKVLVSLEEAVNGNERSLNLQIPQADQQGRVYQRTKQIKVKIPAGIKQGQRIRLTGQGAPGSGGGPNGDLYLEIDLQNHPLYRVESEDVILDLPLTPWEAALGTKVQIPTLKGKVNMSIPAGTQSGVKLRIKGRGLGKTPGDQYVVIQIHTPPVLDEQSKMFYQTMAEKMPFNPRSHF